From candidate division WOR-3 bacterium, one genomic window encodes:
- a CDS encoding pyridoxine 5'-phosphate synthase, whose protein sequence is MPSLSVNIDHVATLRQARLESFPDPVQAAAAVELGGADGITVHLRQDRRHITDRDVELLRATVKTELTVEMAAVDDLVRLMVRVRPDQVTLVPELKTEITTTSGIDLLKERSRLEPVVKRLKKAGIRVSTFIEPDTAQVEAAGRIGAEVVELNTDRYSRGWSRGPRLLEELTTAGRVAEKAGLLVHVGHGLGYRNVVPVLGNRIAAGYSIGFAIVARAIYTGLQDAVAEMKRIMEVHS, encoded by the coding sequence ATGCCCAGTCTATCCGTCAACATAGATCACGTCGCGACGCTGCGCCAGGCACGACTCGAGTCGTTTCCTGACCCGGTACAGGCGGCAGCTGCCGTGGAGCTGGGAGGGGCCGACGGTATCACAGTTCATCTTCGTCAGGACCGCAGGCACATCACCGACCGTGACGTCGAGTTGTTGCGCGCGACGGTGAAGACCGAACTCACCGTGGAGATGGCGGCTGTCGATGATCTGGTTCGGCTGATGGTCCGGGTCAGGCCTGACCAGGTGACGTTGGTCCCGGAACTGAAGACGGAGATAACGACCACGAGCGGCATTGACCTGTTGAAGGAGCGGAGCAGGCTGGAGCCGGTAGTGAAACGGCTGAAGAAGGCAGGAATACGGGTCAGCACCTTCATCGAGCCGGACACCGCCCAAGTCGAGGCAGCCGGCCGGATCGGGGCAGAAGTGGTCGAGCTGAACACTGACCGTTACAGCCGGGGCTGGTCGCGCGGCCCGCGGCTGCTGGAAGAACTCACGACCGCCGGCCGGGTTGCCGAAAAGGCGGGCCTGCTGGTTCACGTGGGGCACGGTCTTGGTTATCGAAACGTTGTGCCGGTTCTGGGGAATCGGATTGCCGCCGGTTACAGCATCGGGTTCGCGATAGTGGCGAGGGCGATCTACACCGGATTGCAGGACGCGGTTGCGGAAATGAAGCGGATCATGGAGGTTCACTCTTGA
- the secD gene encoding protein translocase subunit SecD, whose translation MKGIRVKFIGLLVVVALSIWALYPTYRLYSAIPKQEKALNERLARATNKDDSGRVALEIAELQNVKASVHKRSLNLGLDIVGGMHLTLEVDKSKLSAEDAKDAGDRALEVIRNRVDEFGVFEPVIQKVGRDRILVQLPGVDRERAKNLIGQTAQLKFQLVQEERATYDALKVVDEKTKAGSGADTGKAAKAEAAPAVKADTSVLQAMLDTTGKDTGLAAAGEIEEGALLSYVRTTGGDFSVDERDYAEFKMLLERARPYWPEGYEFLFGPSEPVEGSPVRRLYMLKAEPEMLGSAIKDARPAPYQGSEPGLSNTWIVNLSLGRKDAGVFAQVTGRNIGRRLAIVLDNVVKSAPVIQSRIPDGNAMITTNDVNPDESRDLAIVLRSGALPAPVRIVEERSVGASLGSDSIRRGILAAVVGSLAVVLFMIIYYSVGGVLAVIALALNIFFLLAVLAGLRATLTLPGLAGIALTIGMAVDANVLVFERIREEMRAGKTNLAAVDTGYARAFVTIIDSNATTIITAIALYFVGTGAIRGFAITLTAGLIINVLTAVFVTRWIFDWWLSRFHVNKLRV comes from the coding sequence TTGAAGGGAATAAGAGTCAAGTTTATCGGGCTTCTAGTCGTCGTAGCTCTGAGTATCTGGGCCCTGTACCCGACGTACCGTCTGTATTCGGCTATACCAAAGCAGGAGAAAGCGCTCAACGAGCGGCTCGCCCGGGCGACGAACAAGGACGACAGCGGCCGGGTCGCACTCGAGATCGCCGAACTCCAGAATGTGAAGGCGAGCGTCCACAAGCGCTCGCTCAATCTGGGGCTGGACATAGTTGGCGGCATGCATCTGACCCTGGAGGTCGATAAGAGTAAGCTGTCGGCCGAGGATGCCAAGGACGCGGGCGACCGTGCGCTTGAGGTCATCCGGAACCGTGTTGATGAATTCGGTGTGTTCGAGCCGGTCATTCAGAAGGTCGGCCGGGATCGCATACTCGTCCAGCTTCCCGGCGTGGACCGCGAACGGGCAAAGAACCTGATCGGTCAGACCGCGCAGCTCAAGTTCCAGCTCGTCCAGGAAGAACGCGCGACCTATGACGCGCTGAAAGTGGTGGACGAGAAGACGAAAGCCGGGTCCGGTGCCGATACCGGAAAGGCCGCCAAGGCCGAAGCAGCTCCGGCCGTCAAGGCGGATACTTCGGTGCTACAGGCGATGCTCGACACGACCGGCAAGGACACCGGCTTGGCTGCTGCCGGCGAGATCGAAGAGGGAGCTCTCCTGAGCTACGTTCGAACCACGGGCGGCGATTTCAGCGTTGATGAACGCGACTATGCGGAGTTCAAGATGCTCCTGGAACGCGCCCGGCCGTACTGGCCGGAAGGATACGAGTTCCTCTTTGGGCCGTCCGAGCCGGTAGAAGGCAGCCCAGTGCGCCGTCTGTACATGCTCAAGGCCGAACCGGAGATGCTGGGTTCCGCCATCAAGGATGCCAGGCCGGCTCCTTACCAGGGTTCGGAGCCGGGACTGTCGAATACCTGGATTGTCAATCTTTCGCTCGGACGCAAGGACGCGGGAGTGTTCGCGCAGGTCACGGGCCGCAACATCGGGCGCCGGCTGGCAATCGTGCTCGACAATGTCGTGAAGTCCGCGCCGGTAATCCAGTCACGGATCCCGGATGGCAACGCCATGATTACCACCAATGATGTCAATCCTGACGAATCGCGTGACTTGGCGATTGTCCTGCGGTCCGGTGCGCTGCCGGCGCCGGTACGGATCGTCGAGGAGCGCTCGGTAGGCGCTTCGCTTGGCAGCGACTCGATTCGGCGCGGTATCCTGGCTGCCGTCGTCGGTTCGCTGGCGGTGGTCCTGTTCATGATCATCTACTACTCGGTGGGCGGAGTGCTGGCGGTGATCGCGCTGGCGCTTAACATCTTCTTTCTGCTCGCGGTTCTGGCCGGCCTGCGGGCAACCCTGACTCTGCCGGGACTGGCCGGTATCGCTCTGACCATCGGCATGGCCGTGGACGCGAACGTGCTGGTGTTCGAACGAATACGAGAGGAGATGCGGGCGGGCAAGACCAACCTTGCCGCGGTCGATACCGGTTACGCGCGGGCGTTCGTCACCATCATCGACTCCAACGCGACTACCATCATAACCGCCATCGCGCTCTACTTCGTCGGCACGGGCGCCATTCGAGGGTTCGCCATAACGCTGACCGCCGGTTTGATCATCAACGTACTGACAGCAGTATTCGTTACGAGATGGATATTCGACTGGTGGCTGAGCCGCTTCCACGTCAACAAACTGAGGGTTTAA